The following are encoded in a window of Roseimicrobium gellanilyticum genomic DNA:
- a CDS encoding redoxin domain-containing protein — MANNLTGDYEAVVEISVRQINGLLATLHQNGAYENAPLKLLHSVDTRLGDPPRRFPDHVLDFGDWVFEFQQEKGPRPIKDLKDQFVSTSPPGVAGKFKDIFADLDNIEVIEIPPEVIRGRARIQISTLQVSFPQGSSSEVILHAFARAHYYPDDNTGELPKPVHGEVQATFEIRTQPYQGKTRLFVKASNQDSKIRFIADPASGLSAAEAGVLAAQIRKVVREGIDTLPVDLPAGFPFSQFKGIGVVGQVLALPLQLSGAGAPASGVQPINASFVGSSGFAFAVRKEYVQGLIDIDAIRASVAARSITLRIEHWGVGVSVTYKLRFSSGPTLTFKAGSIEISGRVEVETGTWWAPNGFVSFKQAITIRLNTSTQVASLRRIGDPDVDESWFIPSGTSTNIVRSEIDKALDANEDSVEAVFNDARSKLVSGLRNFDSASTVRYSGVETTVDGVIVRGDIGGPGRLNPIVEIGETEHRTAFTALKSWIPGGRILRHVWSWVEYPDFPPSIWNGVTRTATEMHRFVFPKPPGITSISHVCLRLEGTQILANGQTRNVTGGTTCIAPAPDIVLDVPSWWEPVTVPIWMPDIADDAVLRQAIAGHVSVQTDRPQKMAPGQNTLVYFADWPSERPLQILRDAFGKMKLRNVALQVIVVLPSGAFDSTKKELAGKLGMDEAKLPVSLQLAEDDEGGWGRTFGLSKRPSYYLINARREFVWKAEGHVDAGEMAAALEKHLVSAGPPRVQPLSLAVETGCTAPDVAFRDSEKQSFALHRMRGQTLFLNFWQSWSAPSLAELERLQKLHEKGGKDAPTIISFHGGKDVKKMEEIRRQLGLTFTVVQDSEQRQARKYGVRCWPTTVEVNPEGTVEQAQFGVAMHDDHPRSYEVVESEPVGASE; from the coding sequence ATGGCCAACAACCTGACAGGAGACTACGAAGCGGTGGTGGAAATCTCGGTAAGGCAGATCAACGGACTGCTCGCCACCCTGCACCAGAACGGCGCCTACGAGAATGCGCCTCTCAAGCTGCTCCACAGCGTGGACACGCGTCTTGGTGATCCGCCACGGAGGTTTCCAGATCATGTGCTCGACTTTGGTGACTGGGTGTTTGAGTTCCAGCAGGAAAAGGGACCGCGCCCCATCAAGGATCTCAAGGATCAGTTCGTGAGCACCTCCCCACCAGGCGTGGCAGGCAAGTTCAAGGACATCTTTGCAGACTTGGACAACATTGAGGTGATCGAGATTCCGCCTGAAGTGATCCGGGGAAGGGCGCGCATCCAGATTTCCACCCTGCAGGTGAGCTTTCCCCAAGGTTCGTCGTCAGAGGTCATTCTTCATGCCTTTGCCAGAGCGCACTACTATCCCGACGACAACACCGGGGAGCTGCCCAAGCCTGTGCATGGAGAGGTGCAGGCAACCTTTGAGATCAGGACCCAACCGTATCAAGGAAAGACGCGGCTCTTCGTCAAAGCGTCCAACCAGGATTCCAAGATCCGGTTCATTGCTGATCCCGCCAGCGGCCTTAGTGCCGCTGAGGCCGGTGTGCTGGCGGCACAGATTCGGAAAGTCGTGCGCGAAGGTATCGATACGCTTCCGGTGGATTTGCCCGCAGGTTTCCCATTCTCCCAGTTCAAGGGGATTGGTGTGGTGGGGCAGGTGCTGGCGTTGCCACTGCAGCTGTCTGGTGCGGGAGCTCCGGCATCGGGAGTGCAGCCCATCAATGCTTCCTTTGTTGGCTCCAGTGGATTCGCGTTTGCGGTGAGAAAGGAGTATGTGCAGGGACTCATCGATATAGATGCCATCCGTGCGTCAGTCGCTGCGCGCAGTATCACGCTCCGCATTGAGCACTGGGGCGTGGGTGTGTCCGTCACTTACAAGCTGCGCTTCTCCAGTGGCCCCACCTTGACTTTCAAGGCCGGATCCATCGAGATTTCAGGTCGTGTGGAGGTGGAGACAGGCACGTGGTGGGCACCGAACGGATTTGTAAGCTTCAAGCAAGCCATCACCATACGGCTCAATACGAGTACTCAGGTCGCGAGTCTGCGACGTATTGGCGACCCAGATGTGGATGAGTCCTGGTTCATCCCCAGCGGAACTTCGACGAACATTGTGCGTTCAGAGATCGACAAGGCGCTCGATGCCAATGAGGACTCGGTGGAGGCGGTGTTCAATGACGCGAGAAGCAAGCTGGTCAGTGGCTTGAGGAATTTCGACAGTGCATCAACCGTGCGATACAGCGGAGTTGAGACCACCGTGGATGGGGTCATCGTGCGTGGAGACATAGGAGGTCCGGGGAGGCTCAATCCCATTGTCGAGATCGGTGAGACAGAGCATCGCACGGCATTTACGGCGTTGAAGAGCTGGATTCCGGGAGGGCGCATCCTTCGCCATGTATGGTCGTGGGTGGAGTATCCGGACTTTCCTCCCAGCATCTGGAATGGCGTGACGCGCACAGCCACGGAGATGCACCGCTTTGTCTTCCCCAAGCCTCCAGGCATCACGAGCATCAGTCATGTATGTCTCCGTCTGGAGGGTACGCAGATTCTGGCCAATGGGCAGACGAGGAATGTCACGGGCGGTACCACGTGCATTGCACCCGCACCAGATATTGTACTGGACGTGCCCTCATGGTGGGAGCCGGTCACGGTCCCGATTTGGATGCCGGATATTGCGGATGATGCAGTGCTGCGTCAGGCCATCGCAGGGCATGTGTCTGTGCAAACCGATCGTCCGCAGAAGATGGCACCAGGACAGAACACTTTGGTGTATTTCGCGGATTGGCCTTCGGAACGACCCTTGCAGATTCTGCGCGACGCTTTCGGCAAGATGAAGCTTCGCAATGTCGCGTTGCAGGTGATTGTAGTGTTGCCTTCCGGGGCGTTTGACAGCACCAAAAAGGAGCTGGCAGGCAAGCTGGGCATGGATGAGGCCAAACTTCCTGTGTCACTCCAACTGGCAGAAGACGATGAAGGTGGGTGGGGGCGCACGTTTGGACTTTCCAAACGTCCATCCTACTACCTTATCAACGCCCGTCGTGAGTTCGTATGGAAGGCTGAAGGACATGTCGATGCCGGGGAGATGGCCGCTGCCTTGGAGAAGCATCTGGTTTCAGCTGGGCCACCACGTGTGCAGCCACTGAGTCTTGCCGTGGAGACGGGATGCACGGCGCCGGATGTAGCATTCCGAGATTCCGAGAAGCAGAGCTTTGCACTGCATCGGATGAGAGGTCAGACGCTATTTCTCAATTTCTGGCAATCCTGGTCAGCACCTTCCCTCGCCGAGCTGGAGAGATTGCAAAAACTTCACGAGAAGGGCGGGAAAGATGCGCCCACCATCATTTCCTTCCATGGGGGCAAGGACGTGAAAAAAATGGAGGAGATCCGCCGCCAGCTGGGCCTCACCTTCACTGTGGTGCAAGACTCAGAGCAGCGTCAGGCGAGGAAGTACGGAGTCCGCTGCTGGCCGACGACAGTCGAGGTGAATCCCGAGGGAACGGTGGAGCAGGCACAATTTGGTGTTGCGATGCATGACGATCATCCACGATCA
- a CDS encoding fibronectin type III domain-containing protein — protein sequence MEWTLLVLLVPFIIVPVVLLWGYAGCSFEARGYFPSIPADVTVTEVGPGFVALTWTHEAVAGVTFEVDVFKEQETVPVTLMSDVTSARAERLLPSTLYRFQVRALYGGFDTDPSSEVSATTLPPVRCFTSSLSMDQTLVEGFCLAQRLEPAVLAAGGFHVFITVRGPNSGSLVLDRVYISQPAAVGNPYDSAGDLTMVATAVSVPQGMSLPLPVVQYTLDPSRPLLVIFDINSTQGTVRNQSFVPASQATCFVKGATAEAAVADRIPNAANPGAQPYVVSDTIYLIETIDVA from the coding sequence ATGGAATGGACACTTCTAGTTCTGCTCGTTCCCTTCATCATCGTGCCCGTAGTGCTGCTGTGGGGCTATGCCGGCTGCAGCTTCGAAGCCAGGGGATACTTTCCCAGCATCCCTGCCGATGTGACGGTCACCGAAGTGGGGCCGGGGTTCGTGGCCCTCACGTGGACCCACGAGGCGGTGGCAGGAGTGACGTTCGAAGTGGATGTCTTCAAAGAGCAGGAAACAGTCCCGGTCACCTTGATGTCAGATGTCACGAGCGCCCGGGCTGAGCGGCTGCTCCCAAGTACGCTGTATCGCTTCCAGGTGCGTGCCCTCTATGGTGGGTTTGATACAGATCCGTCCTCGGAGGTGTCCGCCACGACGCTGCCACCGGTGCGCTGCTTTACTTCCAGCCTGTCGATGGATCAAACTCTTGTGGAGGGCTTTTGTCTCGCGCAGCGACTCGAGCCGGCCGTGCTGGCGGCTGGGGGATTCCATGTGTTTATCACGGTAAGGGGACCAAACTCAGGAAGCCTCGTCTTGGACAGGGTCTACATTTCACAGCCGGCTGCTGTTGGTAATCCGTATGACTCAGCGGGTGACCTGACCATGGTGGCAACGGCGGTGTCCGTACCCCAAGGCATGTCTCTACCACTGCCCGTGGTGCAATACACCCTGGACCCTTCCAGACCGCTGCTGGTGATCTTCGATATCAATTCCACCCAGGGAACTGTTCGCAATCAGAGTTTCGTTCCCGCGTCACAGGCGACTTGCTTCGTGAAAGGCGCTACGGCCGAAGCAGCGGTGGCGGATCGTATTCCCAACGCTGCCAATCCCGGAGCGCAGCCCTATGTGGTGTCCGACACCATCTATCTCATCGAAACCATAGACGTCGCATGA
- a CDS encoding fibronectin type III domain-containing protein yields the protein MTVEWILLLLLVPLIVAPIILLGGFAGCDVVFGLHEIKPRTPTNVKAMGISVSEIKITWVNSQGYPSLFRIYRVTPGTEAVFETEETEYVDNSDLLHNSEYTYEITAAPRENPQEETPPSERASGTTLDFEPAFSATLTGDQANLGGFCIVQRIEPVRLFRSGTKVRLVLQGSTVGNLLIDRVTISHAAASGNAYDSAMDLKEVATGVSIAAGEVKELNIVEFGLDQTIPLLVAFDISTEPGMGNVRHLNPVPGTDASMFFKLATAEAGVQDRLPSAANPGAPPYNPSPSIYLVRRIDVG from the coding sequence ATGACGGTTGAGTGGATTCTGTTGCTGTTGCTGGTCCCCCTGATAGTGGCGCCTATCATCCTGCTGGGTGGTTTCGCAGGCTGCGATGTGGTGTTCGGTCTGCATGAGATCAAGCCCCGTACTCCCACCAATGTAAAGGCCATGGGGATCAGTGTGAGCGAAATCAAAATCACCTGGGTGAATTCGCAGGGATACCCCTCTCTATTCAGGATCTACCGCGTAACACCGGGGACGGAAGCCGTTTTCGAAACGGAGGAGACCGAGTATGTCGACAACAGCGATCTCCTGCACAATTCCGAGTACACATACGAGATCACCGCTGCCCCCAGGGAAAACCCACAAGAAGAAACGCCGCCCTCAGAAAGGGCTTCCGGAACAACGCTCGACTTCGAACCTGCATTCAGCGCCACCTTGACGGGCGATCAGGCAAACCTCGGTGGCTTCTGCATTGTTCAGCGCATCGAGCCCGTGAGACTCTTTCGCAGTGGCACCAAGGTAAGGTTGGTGTTGCAGGGTTCTACTGTGGGGAACCTGCTCATTGATCGCGTGACCATCTCGCATGCGGCGGCCTCTGGAAATGCATATGACTCTGCGATGGATCTGAAGGAAGTCGCCACGGGGGTTTCCATCGCAGCAGGCGAGGTCAAGGAGTTGAATATTGTGGAATTCGGGTTGGATCAAACCATTCCACTGCTGGTGGCCTTCGATATCAGCACAGAGCCTGGAATGGGGAATGTCCGCCATCTCAATCCCGTGCCGGGCACAGATGCCTCCATGTTCTTCAAACTCGCGACAGCGGAGGCCGGTGTGCAGGATCGCCTCCCGTCAGCTGCCAATCCCGGCGCACCACCTTACAACCCTTCACCGAGCATTTATCTCGTGCGGCGCATCGACGTGGGGTGA
- a CDS encoding peroxiredoxin family protein has protein sequence MANELTGDYEAVLQVSVRQVNGLLATLHQNGDIPQRSPSLPHVIAYMIGQGTTEPGPSPGIGGLHTWIAGQKLWQDSGTFKVYRENAVKVAAPGVASRLSEAIIAIQESIPGLIMQSDLHGKVEVQVSSPTISLGPRADSEVMVRASIRARYLPAPGTATLPDPIHGDVNIAYEVSPATNPQGQRVLKVTPSGSDSKVYFERHAGTSTSAAESDKISGELRKLVRGKLRPLDLVISQDFPFAAFKGMGDAIALPMQMSGGVAPSAGLGTIQNLFLGGSEYAIAVSKDHIGALLAPLMDSVKASLSAFRINVTILFVSGTYHASFSSGPALAWKAGTIEISGNVALTTSSALPNGFVSFKQSVTLELHAPTQTVTLKAAGDPVVDESWFISHNTAVGAVKSAIANALASASPQVNATFASIRARFNGGLKSFDDSAEARFDAVEITPHGIVIRGSVTTRYHYAPIVDVRETPDGKSFSALHSWIPGGRVDRFIWTWVKEHQIPWFGEVKQRVEEHRFLLTKPAEAQSLSRVCLKIEGTQLDANGVEQPIVAGRTCQVSEREPILVQPPWWEIVYLPIWLPRPPEQFLEEIIAGYVNVLGERGPSAGRGINTLVRFASLEVETPMRVIQKALQATGNRIHPLSVVWVLPAGTFQRASYREIESRLRELEGDFPVSVELAEDMDGGWSRTFAAGDVPATFLLNARGEFVWKQEQEGNLDEMVQVLQYHLTPALAPAFKPLSLALQRGAAVPDFEFEDQHGTVHALHRFRGREVLLLFWQSWSSPCRKELQRCQRLHADGGKDGEKLEIIAVHGGPDPEAIHEASRESGARFLLTQDGEHRIARMFGVRCWPTAVRIGRDGALREATFGLVPEREMEPAGKATPKEAL, from the coding sequence ATGGCGAACGAACTTACAGGCGATTACGAAGCGGTGCTGCAGGTCAGCGTCCGTCAGGTGAATGGTCTGCTGGCCACTCTCCATCAGAATGGCGATATCCCGCAGCGTTCGCCCTCCCTGCCACACGTCATTGCATACATGATTGGACAGGGGACCACCGAGCCTGGACCGTCTCCTGGCATCGGGGGACTGCATACGTGGATTGCGGGGCAGAAGCTCTGGCAGGACAGCGGCACCTTTAAGGTCTATCGGGAGAATGCGGTGAAGGTCGCGGCTCCAGGCGTGGCCAGCAGACTCTCAGAAGCGATCATTGCCATCCAGGAATCCATTCCCGGGCTCATCATGCAGAGTGATCTTCACGGAAAGGTGGAAGTCCAGGTGTCATCTCCCACAATCTCCCTGGGGCCGCGAGCCGACTCCGAGGTGATGGTGAGGGCCTCCATACGCGCAAGATATCTGCCTGCGCCGGGCACCGCTACTCTGCCCGATCCCATTCATGGCGATGTGAATATCGCGTACGAGGTGTCTCCGGCCACCAATCCGCAGGGGCAGAGGGTCCTGAAGGTGACCCCTTCTGGAAGTGATTCGAAAGTTTACTTCGAGCGTCATGCTGGCACGAGCACGAGCGCTGCGGAGTCAGACAAGATTTCAGGAGAGCTCCGCAAATTGGTGCGAGGCAAGCTGAGGCCCCTGGACCTTGTCATTTCCCAAGATTTCCCGTTTGCTGCATTCAAGGGGATGGGAGATGCCATCGCGCTGCCCATGCAGATGTCTGGTGGCGTGGCGCCTTCGGCGGGATTGGGCACGATTCAAAATCTGTTCCTGGGTGGAAGTGAATACGCCATCGCGGTGAGCAAGGATCACATCGGAGCGCTGCTCGCGCCATTGATGGACTCGGTCAAGGCGTCTCTCAGCGCCTTCCGCATCAACGTCACCATCCTCTTTGTCTCCGGGACATATCACGCGAGCTTCAGTTCGGGTCCTGCCCTGGCATGGAAAGCCGGCACGATCGAGATCTCAGGGAATGTGGCGCTGACGACTTCATCCGCTCTGCCCAATGGGTTCGTAAGTTTCAAACAGTCGGTCACGTTGGAACTGCATGCGCCCACGCAGACGGTGACACTGAAGGCCGCGGGTGATCCCGTAGTGGACGAGTCCTGGTTCATCTCACACAACACTGCCGTGGGCGCGGTGAAGTCCGCCATTGCCAATGCCCTTGCGTCTGCATCACCCCAAGTCAACGCCACGTTCGCCAGCATCCGTGCGAGATTCAATGGCGGACTGAAGTCCTTCGATGATTCTGCAGAGGCAAGGTTTGATGCAGTTGAGATCACACCTCATGGTATCGTCATCCGCGGCTCCGTGACCACGCGCTACCATTATGCGCCTATTGTGGACGTGCGTGAGACGCCTGATGGCAAGAGCTTCTCTGCGCTGCATAGCTGGATACCCGGAGGGAGGGTTGACCGTTTCATCTGGACATGGGTGAAGGAACATCAGATTCCGTGGTTCGGTGAAGTGAAACAGAGGGTGGAGGAGCACCGCTTCCTGCTGACGAAACCTGCGGAGGCCCAGTCACTGAGTCGCGTCTGCCTCAAAATAGAAGGAACCCAGCTTGATGCGAATGGAGTGGAACAACCTATCGTTGCGGGGCGAACGTGCCAGGTCAGCGAGCGCGAACCCATCCTCGTGCAGCCGCCATGGTGGGAGATTGTCTACCTGCCCATCTGGCTGCCGCGACCTCCTGAGCAGTTTCTTGAGGAGATCATTGCCGGTTATGTGAATGTCCTCGGGGAGAGAGGACCATCAGCAGGTCGTGGAATCAATACACTTGTAAGATTCGCCTCGCTGGAAGTCGAGACCCCCATGCGAGTGATCCAAAAAGCGCTTCAGGCGACTGGAAACAGAATTCATCCGCTGTCCGTCGTCTGGGTGCTTCCTGCCGGGACATTCCAGCGGGCCAGTTATCGTGAAATCGAGTCCCGACTCAGGGAGTTGGAGGGGGACTTTCCCGTTTCCGTGGAGCTTGCGGAAGACATGGACGGTGGATGGAGCCGGACGTTCGCCGCAGGCGATGTTCCCGCGACCTTCTTGCTGAATGCTCGTGGTGAATTCGTGTGGAAGCAAGAGCAGGAAGGCAATCTCGATGAGATGGTGCAGGTGCTGCAGTATCACCTGACTCCTGCGTTGGCACCAGCGTTCAAGCCACTGTCACTGGCACTGCAGCGTGGAGCAGCGGTGCCTGATTTTGAGTTCGAAGATCAGCATGGTACCGTGCATGCCTTGCATCGGTTCAGGGGAAGAGAGGTGTTGCTGCTCTTCTGGCAGTCATGGTCGTCGCCTTGTCGCAAGGAATTGCAGAGATGCCAGCGTCTCCATGCTGACGGCGGGAAAGACGGCGAGAAACTGGAGATCATCGCGGTGCACGGTGGTCCGGACCCGGAGGCCATCCATGAGGCCTCTAGGGAATCGGGCGCCCGCTTCCTTCTGACACAAGACGGGGAGCATCGCATTGCGCGCATGTTCGGTGTGCGCTGCTGGCCGACTGCTGTGCGGATTGGGCGTGATGGCGCACTACGCGAAGCCACCTTTGGCCTCGTGCCAGAACGGGAAATGGAACCTGCTGGAAAAGCTACACCCAAGGAGGCCCTATGA
- a CDS encoding response regulator transcription factor: MKRTENPETTAGVQRVAIVDDHTFMREGMKQFIDSLDGFECAWTAPNATDALTHLESDMPDVLVVDITLPGRSGLELIKDVHALHPNLPLLVLSMHEETLYAHRAIKAGAKGYLMKSADYEIFERALRKVAAGKLWLSEDIADNILQAFTSGTPPKGTDGLDALTDREFEVFQLLGEGRSTPQIAEAMRISPKTVDVHRANIRAKLKLEDGAAVTRHAIRWGESNRLSASTGRQP, translated from the coding sequence ATGAAACGAACCGAAAACCCAGAAACGACGGCCGGCGTGCAGCGCGTGGCCATTGTCGATGATCACACATTCATGCGAGAAGGCATGAAGCAGTTCATCGACAGTCTCGACGGCTTTGAATGCGCATGGACTGCGCCCAATGCCACGGATGCCCTCACCCACCTCGAGTCTGACATGCCAGATGTGCTCGTGGTGGACATCACGCTGCCGGGCAGGAGTGGCCTGGAGCTGATCAAGGATGTGCATGCCCTGCATCCCAATCTGCCCCTGCTCGTGCTGTCCATGCACGAAGAGACGCTTTATGCGCACCGCGCCATCAAGGCGGGTGCCAAGGGTTATCTCATGAAGAGCGCGGACTACGAGATCTTCGAGCGTGCACTTCGCAAGGTTGCAGCGGGCAAGCTCTGGCTGAGCGAAGATATTGCGGACAATATCCTGCAGGCCTTCACCAGCGGCACGCCTCCCAAGGGTACGGATGGCCTTGATGCTTTGACCGATCGCGAGTTTGAAGTGTTCCAGCTTCTCGGTGAAGGACGCAGCACTCCGCAGATTGCAGAGGCCATGCGCATCAGTCCCAAGACTGTAGATGTGCATCGCGCGAATATCCGCGCCAAGCTGAAACTTGAAGACGGAGCAGCGGTGACGCGTCATGCCATTCGCTGGGGTGAATCCAATCGATTGAGTGCTTCCACAGGGCGACAGCCCTGA
- a CDS encoding PAS domain-containing sensor histidine kinase: MMPRFASTLQFRLSAILLLFGAALVVSNHVMQLRREEEVRRKSLELLAYSDGTRMSGVVQHLLARSMHHAVDLEMSYVSATPDLVRGVISDQHDVVQHSSKRQWTGLPLDSTPLRIARPLMAKARQTMQGQIHEVDPGKRYLSVFPYLTGNYFTEKGLVIMEYDLARAIAEARAHALNQTISRSFLLLAACLLLWLLLQHLVTSRVQQLISQAKAVGTGAPLPEPLRGNDELARISRSFLEASTNLRDTETQLQKMMENLRDVFWMAPLKKPADLSVNDAYEVYWNRSRTRLVTHRWDWLHAVPKEERRRLLLLLRDLQQGGESAEVELRLVHAGKPARWLQVRAFVVKDHRNEPYALAGFAFDVTERKTVDKQLLQAAEEERRRIGSDLHDDVCQRLAAAKLKSGVLRKSLVGAHLPQAELAGELASDLALANNLVRGFARGLMPVASGVEDLSPAIQELSRFITSSFQVPCVVHCSEGISQFDPEMSTHVYRIAQELAVNAAKHAQATRIQINLVQDDRMLRLEVLNDGVAFPASPPRNAGMGLHMVQRRVEVLGASISFQPRPGGGTKVVCEVPVASLATGSELAL; encoded by the coding sequence ATGATGCCGAGATTTGCCAGCACCCTGCAGTTCCGGCTCTCCGCCATCCTGCTGCTCTTCGGAGCCGCGCTGGTGGTGTCGAACCATGTCATGCAGCTTCGGCGTGAGGAGGAGGTGCGGAGGAAGTCGCTGGAGCTGCTGGCTTACTCCGATGGCACCCGCATGTCCGGTGTGGTGCAGCATCTGCTGGCGCGGAGCATGCATCACGCGGTGGACCTGGAGATGAGCTATGTCTCTGCCACGCCGGATCTTGTCCGCGGTGTGATCAGTGATCAGCATGATGTCGTGCAGCACTCCTCCAAGCGGCAATGGACGGGCCTTCCGCTGGACTCTACGCCACTGCGGATCGCACGACCTCTCATGGCAAAGGCAAGGCAGACCATGCAGGGGCAGATTCATGAAGTGGATCCGGGCAAGCGCTACTTGTCGGTATTCCCCTATCTGACCGGGAACTATTTTACGGAGAAGGGTCTGGTCATCATGGAGTACGATCTTGCACGGGCCATTGCTGAGGCTCGTGCTCATGCGCTGAACCAGACCATCTCGCGCAGCTTCCTCCTGCTCGCCGCGTGCCTGCTGCTCTGGCTCCTGCTGCAACACCTGGTGACCTCCCGCGTGCAGCAGCTCATTTCGCAGGCGAAGGCCGTGGGCACGGGGGCACCCCTGCCAGAACCACTGCGTGGCAATGACGAACTGGCTCGCATTTCCCGCAGCTTCCTGGAAGCCTCCACCAATCTGCGCGACACGGAAACGCAATTGCAGAAGATGATGGAAAATCTCCGGGACGTCTTCTGGATGGCGCCCCTGAAGAAACCTGCCGATCTCAGTGTGAATGATGCCTATGAGGTGTACTGGAATCGCAGCCGTACCCGACTGGTGACGCATCGGTGGGACTGGCTGCATGCCGTGCCCAAGGAAGAGCGTCGTCGTTTGTTGCTGCTGCTTCGCGACCTTCAGCAAGGTGGGGAGTCCGCAGAGGTCGAGCTGCGGCTGGTGCATGCAGGCAAGCCGGCGCGCTGGCTGCAGGTGCGTGCCTTCGTGGTGAAGGATCACCGCAATGAACCCTATGCACTGGCGGGTTTTGCCTTCGACGTCACGGAACGAAAGACCGTGGACAAACAATTGCTGCAGGCAGCCGAGGAAGAGCGTCGGCGCATTGGCAGTGACCTGCATGATGATGTGTGCCAACGACTGGCCGCTGCGAAGCTGAAGAGCGGTGTGCTGCGCAAGAGCCTGGTGGGCGCGCATCTTCCCCAGGCAGAGCTGGCGGGTGAGCTCGCGTCCGATCTCGCCCTGGCGAACAATCTGGTGCGTGGCTTTGCGCGAGGCCTCATGCCGGTGGCCAGTGGTGTGGAAGACTTGAGCCCGGCCATTCAGGAGCTGAGCCGCTTCATCACGAGTTCATTCCAGGTGCCTTGTGTCGTGCATTGTTCAGAGGGCATCTCCCAGTTCGATCCCGAGATGAGCACGCATGTCTATCGCATCGCGCAGGAGCTGGCAGTGAATGCAGCCAAGCATGCGCAGGCCACCCGCATTCAAATCAATCTCGTGCAGGATGATCGTATGCTGCGGCTCGAAGTCCTGAATGACGGTGTCGCCTTTCCAGCCAGCCCACCTCGCAATGCGGGCATGGGGCTCCACATGGTGCAGAGACGTGTGGAAGTCCTCGGGGCTAGCATCTCCTTCCAGCCGAGGCCGGGAGGAGGCACCAAAGTCGTCTGCGAAGTCCCTGTTGCAAGCCTTGCCACGGGGAGTGAACTTGCCTTATGA
- a CDS encoding ABC transporter substrate-binding protein, with amino-acid sequence MTSRLSVVVVAFLAAIFAVAGVFWPPVQWTSPLTVAVGTWPGVEPIALADEMDYIPDSITIMEMPWPSATMRAFENGAADVAVLTLDEMLRLAEQGHDIRAVLVMDISNGADAIVTRPGVAGIKDLKGRRIGVSLTSMGSYVLSRALDREGLSMADVQVVPLNVAESAGAFLEQSLDAVVTSEPFRSKVIENGGVEIFSSKELPRELVRVLAVRADVLESRLPALKQLVDGHFTGLEMLREGATPEAIEAIARRESLTVDRLHEVLTLLHQPNKEENVTLLSPGPQGLEGTIEKIGQFLARKGVIDRPRTDHVWTDARLCQP; translated from the coding sequence ATGACATCCCGGCTTTCAGTAGTTGTTGTGGCCTTTCTGGCGGCAATTTTTGCCGTTGCCGGGGTGTTTTGGCCTCCGGTGCAATGGACGAGTCCCCTCACCGTGGCGGTGGGCACGTGGCCCGGTGTGGAGCCCATTGCCCTGGCGGATGAGATGGACTACATCCCTGACAGCATCACCATCATGGAGATGCCCTGGCCCTCGGCCACGATGAGGGCATTCGAAAATGGTGCGGCTGACGTCGCCGTCCTGACCTTGGACGAAATGCTCAGGCTCGCCGAGCAGGGACACGACATCCGGGCCGTATTGGTGATGGATATTTCCAATGGTGCTGATGCCATTGTGACGAGGCCGGGTGTGGCAGGCATCAAGGACCTGAAAGGACGCCGCATTGGGGTAAGCCTTACGTCGATGGGATCCTATGTATTGTCACGGGCGCTCGACAGGGAGGGGTTGAGCATGGCGGATGTGCAGGTGGTCCCGTTGAATGTTGCAGAATCTGCCGGTGCCTTCCTTGAGCAGAGCCTTGATGCCGTGGTGACATCCGAGCCCTTTCGTTCCAAAGTGATCGAGAACGGCGGGGTGGAGATCTTCAGTAGCAAGGAGTTGCCTCGTGAACTCGTGCGAGTACTCGCCGTACGGGCGGATGTGCTGGAGTCCCGCCTGCCGGCGTTGAAGCAACTGGTGGATGGGCATTTCACCGGCCTGGAAATGCTCCGGGAAGGGGCGACCCCAGAGGCGATTGAGGCCATCGCCCGGAGAGAGTCGCTCACGGTGGATCGTCTACATGAGGTGCTCACCCTTCTCCACCAGCCAAACAAGGAAGAGAACGTCACCCTTTTGAGCCCTGGTCCGCAGGGATTGGAGGGCACTATTGAGAAGATTGGCCAGTTCCTTGCGAGAAAGGGGGTAATCGACAGGCCGCGCACGGATCATGTCTGGACGGATGCGCGGTTGTGCCAGCCATGA